A section of the Lampris incognitus isolate fLamInc1 chromosome 8, fLamInc1.hap2, whole genome shotgun sequence genome encodes:
- the wnt11 gene encoding protein Wnt-11, whose protein sequence is MRNTPHVLPLGVLAVLLLSQLCSGIKWLSLSHTPTSLHINQTQHCKLLPGLVSSQAQLCRSNLELMQTIIQAAREVKKTCQKTFADMRWNCSSIEIPLDATKFRPDLDRGTRESAFVYALSAATISHTIARACTSGDLRLCSCGPIPGEIPEPGYRWGGCADNLHYGLVMGSKFSDAPMKMKRAGSHANKLMHLHNSEVGRQALRDALVMKCKCHGVSGSCSIRTCWRGLQDLRDIAMDLKTKYLSATKVVHRPMGTRKQLVPKDIDIRPVRENELVYLQSSPDFCAKNEKLGSVGTQDRQCNKTSVGSDSCDLMCCGRGYNPYSEKLVERCHCKYHWCCYVTCKKCERMVERYVCK, encoded by the exons aTCGTTATCGCACACGCCCACGTCTCTGCACATCAACCAGACCCAACACTGTAAGCTGCTGCCGGGCCTGGTGTCCTCCCAGGCCCAGCTATGCCGCAGCAACCTGGAGCTCATGCAAACAATTATCCAAGCGGCCCGCGAGGTCAAGAAAACCTGCCAGAAGACCTTCGCCGACATGCGCTGGAACTGCTCCTCCATCGAGATCCCCCTCGACGCGACCAAGTTCCGGCCGGACCTTGACCGAG GGACGAGGGAGTCCGCGTTCGTCTACGCCCTGTCGGCGGCGACCATCAGCCATACCATAGCACGGGCGTGCACGTCGGGGGACCTGCGGCTGTGCTCGTGCGGCCCGATCCCCGGGGAGATCCCGGAGCCCGGCTACCGCTGGGGCGGCTGTGCGGACAACCTGCACTACGGCCTGGTCATGGGCTCCAAGTTCTCCGACGCCCCCATGAAGATGAAGAGGGCGGGGTCGCACGCCAACAAACTGATGCACCTGCACAACAGTGAGGTCGGGAGACAG GCCCTGAGGGATGCGCTGGTGATGAAGTGTAAATGCCACGGCGTGTCGGGTTCCTGCTCCATAAGGACCTGctggagaggcctgcaggacCTGAGGGACATCGCCATGGACCTGAAGACCAAGTACCTGTCCGCCACGAAAGTGGTTCACCGACCCATGGGCACGCGGAAGCAGCTTGTGCCCAAAGACATCGACATCAGACCCGTGAGGGAGAATGAGCTGGTTTACCTGCAGAGCTCCCCAGACTTCTGCGCCAAGAACGAAAAACTGGGGTCCGTCGGCACGCAGGACAG GCAGTGCAACAAAACGTCGGTCGGCAGCGACAGCTGTGACCTGATGTGCTGCGGCCGCGGCTACAACCCCTACTCGGAGAAACTGGTGGAGCGCTGCCACTGCAAGTACCACTGGTGCTGCTACGTCACCTGCAAGAAATGCGAGAGGATGGTGGAGCGATACGTCTGCAAGTGA